In the genome of Ctenopharyngodon idella isolate HZGC_01 chromosome 16, HZGC01, whole genome shotgun sequence, the window CTTTTTAACATGATTACAATTTCATCTTTGACCCCATTTGCCAATGACCAGCTGAAGTGTAGTCACTGATTACTGAACAATTTGCATGCCAAATCATTACTTCTGTACCTACTACCATATAAGATGCTGTTCATAGAATTTGAATCAGTGACCTCATGATTTTATTTCTGGTGCAGAGATAATGAATTTCTCTTAGcaatgaatgaaaatgtgtcCAAAAGATTTTCGTATGCAAACAAGTTAAAACTTTAAAGGATGGCTATAGATATCCTCTCTAGAAGTACTATTTTAATGTAGATTCAAAAGTCAGTGCCTGCATTTTATGTAGTAATATTGCTCTAGTGTTGGTCTAGCTGTCAGAGGGTCAGCCTTTTGAATTCAATCTGTACATTTTGCCAGTTTATACTTGTTAGATCCCACAGAACCAAAActtcctttatatatatatatatatataaaataaacctCTGAATTTTCATCTGCCAGTGTGTGAATCTTACCGCAAAGGATCAGTCAAGAAGTAATATAACAGAAATTAAATCATCCAAGAGATTCTAGCCTTTAAATATAGACACCTAAGAACAGCTGCTACACTTTCTCACTCCAAAATGGCACGGCATCCAGagaaatgctttatttattctttttttagcTGCCTCGCTGAATACATTTACAGAAAGAACATCAAGCATCTAAAGTCGACACCTAGCCTACTTATTGTGCGTATCAAAGCATgtccttttatttttagaagTAGAAACCGTATTTTGTCATTAACACGCTGGCATTCATGGGCCCTTGACCCACGTCTGAGATGTTGGAGTCAACATGAGTGCCAGGGAAGAACTAGGCTTCTATTTTAAGAAAATGGAAATGCACTTTGGAACTCTCGAAACCTTGATATTGAATTATTTTTCTAGTCATTTCCATTCTCATCTTGACTAATGTATCAAAGTTTTGTATGAACGCAGTTAGTTTTTGATGTTTACGGCTATTGGGACCGTCTGTCTGActtcatttcatttgttttgtgtctTCTGATTAGCTACTACGGAGATTAAACACCTTCAGAGGGGCAGAGAATGCCGCAGACGAGAGAGACCCcattattaaaatgtgacgGATATGAAAACAGGCTCTGCTGTTGCCTTGGTGGATTATCTGTCTGTGTTTACTTCAGATATTTATCCTGAGAACAGAGCTGACATTATCTGAATAGAAATGTGTTAAATCTAAACAGAATTAGAGACCCTGTGAAAAAAAGTGCAGTCTGCTATTTagccacaaaataaaatatattgctttacctcctttaaaaaaataacttttggaATTAATTCCCAACCAAAGGATtacatattttttcttacattacatttacatatggAAGTTAGCATGATAAGCCCTGGTCCCACCAAATTCCCTAACTGTATCCTCTTTTATTAGCTCTTGCATATCATGTTGTTTAATTATTCATGCTTTTGTGGCTGCATCTTAGAAAGAGATTctttccttcaaaaaaaaaaaaaaaaaaaaaaaaaattcaagatcTAATCCACAAGTCTGTGCTCAGTAACTGTTTGTGTGTCTATGGATCTTCCTCTAAGTCTCTCTGGGATACTGTCAAAATATGAATGGATGAATAAATTTGCTCACTCTCCCCAAAATAGACTGACATCTCCATGAATTATTTTATTCCCCATGATAGTAGTCCACCAGGACAGAGTGTTAAAATGCCCAAATGTTCAGGTGGACTGCTGAATAGtatgctgtaaaaatatgtgTTTGTCTGAGAGTAAGTCTCAAAAATATGCTCCCATTTCTACTTGATTTTATATGTTTTCAGAGCTTCAGCTAAATTTTCTTCatattcattaataaataaattcaaaatgttcAGTACAGGTTTCAACTTTAGGACCACTTCgattttactttcatttaagGCAACAGTTAaacctgtttttaaatgtaatggtctgaatttctttttattttaccaACATTTTCCTTGTTGATTGTGTAATTTTTGCTTGCTTTTGCTAACATTCTAGCTAAAGTCATGTAGCCTACTCTGACAGCATATAATGCTTCATGTGAGAAACAGGCTaaaattttagcatttattggACGAAAATCTTGCCTTATGCTGTGTCAATAAATGTTTATGGATACATATTTTCAAACTGGTCAGTTAAGTTATTTGAGAGTACCAATGCCAAACCTGGTGTGGTGCCTGATGCACCATGTTTAAATACTTTCAATAAATTACAtcaatttcagtctgttcctcataCAAAGagtgtatttgtatttttttctttaataattacaaaaaggTGCACTACTTTTTAAAGGTTTGGGGTCCGTAAGATATGTTTCTTAAACAAATCaatactttttattcagcaaggatacattaaattgatcagatgtgacagtaaagacatttataatgctacaaaaaaaatctatttcaaataaatgctattctttcaaaatttctattcatcaaagaatcctgaaaaaaaaagcatcttggTTGTCTCAAAATTAttaatctgttttcaacattaatgataagaaatgtttcttgggcaccaaatcagcatgttagaatgatttctgaaggatcatgtgacactgaagactggagtaatgatgctgaaaattcagctttacgatcacaggaataaattatattataaaatatattaaaatagaaaacagttattctaaattgtaataatatttcacattattacggtttttactgtatttttaatcaaataaatgcagccttggtgagaataagagacttctttcaaaacattaaaaaatcttaccgacctcaaacctttgaacgggtattgtataattattatatatgtttCAATAGATATGTCACCTGTGGAGTGTCGGCCAAGTTTAAGCATCCTGAGTGACCTCATTAGCCGCAGCACCTGAACTACCCGTCCAACGTTCTCCAGCTCCGTAGATTCTCCATGAAGGCTTTCCACAGCCAGAGTCACATAGAAGGGCAGAATAGCCAGCAGGTCAATGATATTCACCACACTCCTGCTGAACTTACACTTATCTCTGACACACATGAACCTGAGTACCAGCTCACCGGTGAAccaaataatacaaatgtacTCAAGAACATCCAAGATGATAGGTGCACCAAGTATAGTGAAGTCCAGCGAAATCAAAGCCATGTTCACGATGGACACCACCAAAAAGAACATGGACAGCGTCCCAAAAGTCTTGGCCGCCTTGGAGGACTCCGGCTTCTCCATGAGGTCCCAGAGGCGCTGACGTAAGTCCTGACACAAAGCTCCGGTGAAGTCCTCCTCCTCATTGTCCATTATCTCAGCTTCATTACTAACATCCAACGTCTCTTTCATCTCCTTCCGGCGGTAGTACTTATCCCTGCAACAGCTGTCTATGCGGAGCTCATCGATGCCCCAGTACTCGATCTCCTGAAGGAACGAGATCACGCATAGCTCCTCTCGCACATGTAAGTGACCTGTCTTGTAGAAGTTCATGATGTACTGGAAGGTCTGTGAGTTGCGGTCAAAGAAGAACTCGTTCTCCAAGAAATCTGCATCGTCGCACAGGTCTAAAGCAGAGTCTCGATTGGAGAGGGCCAGCTTGCCCAGGCGAGTTTCTGGGTGAGAGGCCAACAGTTCCTGAGAGAGGATATAGCGGCTGCCTCCGACATTTATAATGAAGAAATCCAGTGGATCGTCACTCGGCAGTGCGGGCTCGCTGAAGAATACGCTGGAGTCTAAGGACAGCAGTGAAGCGTTGTCCTCGTAGAACTCTGCCGGACTTGATGAATCCATGATCATGGTGTTCTGGGTAATGTTGAGCCCTGAGAGATCCAAAGGAGGACATTTAAAGTGCATTAGTATGACAGACTGAAAAGAGAAGTATCAGTAATAATTGGGATTTGGCTGCTGGTCTAaagttataataaaaatgagacATATTTGATCTTTTCACACAATTAACCTGGGTTATCATGTTCCATGTTTTACACTGTTCTTACCTTATCATGGTTTAGTAAATATTTATGAGTAGCCAGGTTTTAAGATTGCACACTGTAGCTACATTTGTGAATCACTGAATAATGTtctcttttttcacatttataataataccaCACacaatgagaaatatatctggTTATCTCAAAGAGTAAgcgcacccaaaaatgaaaattctgtcatcatgtactcaccctcatgtctttccaaacctgtatgtttattttgtggaacacaaaagaagatattttgaaatattaaaatataatatttaaaatatatttaaatatttaaaatggtaGTATTttaaacgtaaaatatttaaaacaataaaatattgaaatctcaatgaaagtcagtgttttgttttggaccccattgactttcattgtacgtACAAAAAcgtgaaacatttttcaaaatatcttctttgtgttctgcagaagaaagttaatacaggtttggaatgacatgagggtgagtaaatgatgacagaatttttttaatttttgggtgaactatctctttaaatctTTGGAAACATACAGTCTCTGCATCACTCCAGTTAATGCTTTTGCCATCTCAATTCATCTCAATTTCAGATGCTGGAGCTTCAGTTTTGAAAGTTTCAGCAATTGTTCAAAAcatgtgaatatttaataagGAAAACATTgagttaaaaaaacaacaacaacttacCATTACATTCAAGCAGCATGTTGTTTCACTTTGACGCCTCGAAAGGAAAGTTTCATAACCCACGGTTAAAAGTGGTCTTTGGGTTTAAACTGTAGAGTTAGCTGTAGTGTGAAGCGCTaggtttgtgttttatataacacattacaATGCTTTATCTGCTTTACTATTCCTATACActttaatagaaataaaaagtCAGTTTGGATATTCTGTGTACAGTAGGATATGTGTAATACTAACTTATTGAAAGCTCTGTGTATTGAATGAGCAAATTcccttaatgatttttttttctctcatttacACCATCACTGGCAGACATCAGACACGGTGGGAGGGAGAAGAAGCCTTTGGCAATGTCCTACTTCTTCAAAGCTGCGTtgagatttaaatattttagctGGCCCGTCTAATTAATTGAACTAATGGTACTATTCTTGTAATCATTAATTCTCTTTGGTAAGCTCTTCTGTAATATTGTCATGATGGTCATTTTAAAGCCTACATTTTTAACAAGATCCCATGGGATGACACTAAAGAGGTCTGAGCACAATGTGGAGACTGAGAatacctttcaaaagggaacaatccatttaatttaattatattttttaaatatttttatttactaaatTTAAGGAAACCCACTGTCAATAAAAAATCcctgctacactgtaaaaagtgaagGCAAGCACGGTTTATACTTATAATCTGATCCTTAAAAATACTTGGTGTATGAGCATTCCAAATATATTCAGGTTAAATTGTATTTCTGAGTCAATGCAGATGTTACCATTTTTGGATAACTGATTTTAggttaatattttttacagtgtaaacttAGAAAGAGTGTTTGTCCTGTTTACATCCTTAACAACATAGTAATTTatgatgaaaagaaaagaaagcatTGTCTTCTCTGCATGCAAATACGTCCGATTGCTGCCATACGAGAGACTGTTCAGTGGGGAATAAGGAAGAGGTTTTGTGGATCCAAAGTAGCTAGTAACAACAACAAATTAATATCTTATCAAATTCAACTAATGTCAATCTCTCaatctttaaattattttactatttaggTTCATCTTCTTATTTAGTGTCGGATAGACAGTGAATGCGCTCTCTGAAGACGAAAtaaaattagtttaaaataaatgaatacttaaataggctttatttaaattagtcaTAAACTAATGCAACATAAAACACcaattaaatatctaaaaatacaaaagaaaggACATTATACTGGAATACCAGTAACTCTGGACACCCACCTTCAGCCTATAAGCCTACACTGAAAGCTCGCGCGCCTGTGTGAGGTGAGCTGGATCCATCTGTCTCTTTACTctgttcccactttaaaagatGTCGATCCACTGTCGATAAACTGAAGAACATAATGCAAGCGTCTTGTCATGTTCAAATCCGAAATGTTCACAGTGAAGAACTGATGCAGCTCAAGGTTTCACAGGTTCATGAGAGTTCGGAACAGTACTGAAGCGCTCTCGTGCACCTTTTTTTAACGCGCTAGAGAGGAGAGAGTGCGAGCTATCAACCAATCAGGAGACACTTTCAGGCTGCTAGGCAACAAACTCCAGACACTTAATACaaccagtaaaaaaataaaaaaataaaaaaaattgacgcTTTGTAATCGTCTGAAAAAAATCAAAGCATTTGCTATCACGAGATCTACACCTGCGTGCTCGCGGCACGTAAAAAGCATACCATGCTTGTTCGTCGTGGGTGGGTCAACTTTGCCCTTAAACCTACGCTTGATTCAAATAACTTTTCCcacacatttcaaaacaaagTCCATGGTTGGGTAGTATGAACAGAGTGGACATGCAACTGCAAGTTGATTTATCAAACTCAAGTTGATTTATAGCCTAAAACCTGATAAACAGTGTTCTGTGAAGGGTGGGAATATGTGGGAAGGTTATCAAAGTTTGTCAGGCCCTGCTTTTAGCAAACCTGAAATGTAAAGGCACATGACATAACACAAAACACTTCTTAAACAACTCAGGTGTTGATTTTACTGGTTTTCCGTTAATATACTCTTAAAATCAAGGTTCTTTATTAACATTGACTGTTCCATTAAGAACCTTTAAACATCCATGGAACATTTTCagtgcacaaaaggttctttattctGGAAAAATGGTTATTTAGACTGGATTTGACTGGAACCACACAACAGGAAAccttaaggcaggaacacaccaagccgacgccgacaaactagtggcgacaaaagcagactgcgggttcacgtcggcagcgtctgggtccaaagttgccctgacacaccaaaccgatgcTTGACGGCCAAgcagcacgtccgttctgctcCTGtataagatgaaatgcctttccgtaccagcaggtggcagtagctgaacagccaatcagaatgatcagatggcccgacgacCTCCGACGctgattcaacatgttgaatcggccggaaaaaagctgacgaggaccaacttcagccgacagtgcggaacacactgagaaaacttagtcggccgatgaACAACTGCCTGACGGCCgaccgtcagcttggtgtgttcctgcctttagaAAACGAACTGGCACAGCCAGTCCAGGCGGGCTCTAGCAGATCTGGAGTCCTGGCAGAGGGCCAGGGCGGAGCCAGGAGTTTGGGCAAAGCCGGCTTGACAGGCAGCAAGGGTGGAGCCAGCAGGGCAAGATGCTTGGGGATGACCTCCGTGGCCATATCGGAGAAAGCAGGGAGACGAAGGAAGCCTTCTTTCTCTTCCTCTGCTTGCGTCGAGGAGGCAGCGGAATGGGGCTTGCTGCCTCTGGGGGAGCTGCAGAATTCACGACCACCTCTGGGGAGCTGCATTCTTTCCCTGGTATGTTCCACAAATGCCCCAAAGGTCAGGTGATCCAGCCTTCTCATTCTCTACCAGTTGAGGGGCTCATCAAGGCCATAATTAATATCCTTGAGAGCTGCATCATTAAACCAGTCCCTCTGCAGTACTGCTGAATTCCAAGGCAAACTCCCTCAAGTCAGTCCCCTGTTGACAAAGGGAGTTCAAGGCCTTGAATTGGAGAATGCGTTTGTAGAGGTGGCTGGAGTGAGTGGAGGCTAGTGGATGGCACAAGCCCTTTTTCCACTGAGTCCTCATTATGACCAGTTCGTTCTGTCAGGGTTTGGGTTGATGAAAGGAGCGAGGACTCAATCATAGGAATGAAGGGcttttattagaaataaaaaataaaacaaaacacaaacaaaaactaccccAAGGGGGAAAAGAAGATAGACTGACTTGACTAACTAGCACAGGACTGCAAACACAAGGAGCATAAATAGGGTAGCAAACAAGGCAGGTAACGAGGGAGAACATGTTGGgcaaattaatcaataatcaGGTAACAAGATGGGTGGGGTTAAGACAATAGACATGAGAGCACATGGCACAAGGAAACACTGGACAAGCCATGCGCTCACAACAAACAAGACAACAAGAAAGCATGCAGCCAGGAAAACACAAGCTCTGATAAACAGACCGAAGTGACAGAACCCTGACACTAACTTACTCTTACTATTGCTAACTACTcttactactactattactattgcTGTATGCATAGAAGACTTGTACACTGTAGCTATgatctttaatatatttttcctgATTCCTTATTTAATCTGGCTTCCTAAaattgggacattttttttttttacacaaaaattgGATTTAAAGTGCTAAATAAGTACTTTTATGATGAGCAAGACAACCTGAAATGAAACATGCAATGTGATTGTGTGACAAATGCATGTACCAGATGTAGTGAATACTGTTGAAGTGCTATTTCACTAGTTCACAGTATACAGTAGCTTTTACCATGTCGCCCTCTGCTGTTAGTAAAAGTATAGCTACCACCAACTGAAGAACTTGAAATATTAATCAGCTAATATTATGTAAAGCAAAATTACCTTTCTTTACAGTGACAGAacataattatgtaaatatattttataaaacatatctGAATTCAAATTTCGGGGCAttgtatcattatatttttctgaggttctaaataaaatataggctaAATTATAATGTGGCCCcaaaaatatttggacatttaagtCATTTAGGATGGCAAAAATTcagcaaacagaaacacaagagctacaactgactttagccacagccttagatgaaatcaactgaagataaaaagaCGTTTATTCTCTCCAGATCTCAgcaacaactccacaaacagcactacagcttcacatattactaaccagattgaatttatttctgtcattcatctacagaagttAGAATTAGAATttagaattaacagaagtttaacactaatgtttgtttcatttgaagtcaccacaATGGTGATTGGTATTtccattagttgggctcttaactCTTATATGTTTTTCTGTTCTGGCTGCTGTGACAGTGTGTTTGTCAAACACGTTTGCAGTAGGGATGGGGAAATGAAGCCTCATGAAGCACTGAGGCTTTTCCCTGACTGTTCCAGGAGAAGATTCAAAGCTTCGAGAGTGTCGAGAACAGCGCCATCTGgtgcttatttaaaataaagcagCCAGAAGCCTGTGGAAGAAGCTCTTTCAGGTGAAGCAACCACAACACACTCCATAGTTTCAATGTTATGTGTACAAATAAAAGCCTTACACGTTTGTGTTTAATTTGTCCATTGAATAAATTCATTTACCCATTAAAGTGTGACAATAAAATATGAGCTTATATGATTCAATAAGATCTaatgcactctctctctctctccacacacGAACACATAGTGAATGAGGACATTGTGTGATAGGATTATCTGTTATTAAATGTGCTTATGACACTTGGCAGTAATAGTGCTTGTGTAACTGTAGGAATGATAaagtttataattatttttattgagaAATAAAAGCTGTTTCACAGTGTTGGGGCTGAGTCTTTTCTCCTTTTAGACAGTACTTCCCTGGCCTTAGAGAACACTCTTTCAGAGGAGACCGGGGTACAAAGAAACTGTAATGCCAATGTATATAGATGGGGGTAGACATGTTTCTGCATTCTCCAGTATTCAAGTGGATCTTCAGCTCTTTGTATGTTTGTCTCTGTAAGGTATTATAGATACAGATATATTATATAGATTATACATCAAAATTGACCTCTGCTATACTCACCTGTTGGGATTATATGGGAAGGATCAAGTGCATGGATGAGGCCCCTGAAACCCTCATCCTCAACCACTGTAAATGGCTGCGAGTCTTTTATTACCATGTTGACCAATGCCTCATCAACCATTTGCTTGTGAGATGCTATAATGAAAGAAGttacatataatattaatttaaatcatGATAATGCATTCACACTTATGAATAAAAATCATGAAGCAACAGTCCTAATTTGTGTGCTTGTAGGATTGTTCTGGGGCTGTGCGGTCTCATGTAAAGCTCTGAAATGCCTTAGCATGGACGATGTT includes:
- the kcnv1 gene encoding potassium voltage-gated channel subfamily V member 1 isoform X2 — translated: MIMDSSSPAEFYEDNASLLSLDSSVFFSEPALPSDDPLDFFIINVGGSRYILSQELLASHPETRLGKLALSNRDSALDLCDDADFLENEFFFDRNSQTFQYIMNFYKTGHLHVREELCVISFLQEIEYWGIDELRIDSCCRDKYYRRKEMKETLDVSNEAEIMDNEEEDFTGALCQDLRQRLWDLMEKPESSKAAKTFGTLSMFFLVVSIVNMALISLDFTILGAPIILDVLEYICIIWFTGELVLRFMCVRDKCKFSRSVVNIIDLLAILPFYVTLAVESLHGESTELENVGRVVQVLRLMRSLRMLKLGRHSTGLKSLGMTIAQCYEEVGLLMLFLSVGISIFATVEYAIEHDMPETTFTNVPSAWWWATTSMTTVGYGDIRPDTALGKVMAFICILSGILILALPIAIINDRFSACYFTLKMKEAALRHGEALKRLTRSSASDMSAIGVNLRDAYARSVLEMLRLQGRERASTRSSAGDLWW
- the kcnv1 gene encoding potassium voltage-gated channel subfamily V member 1 isoform X1 yields the protein MLLECNGLNITQNTMIMDSSSPAEFYEDNASLLSLDSSVFFSEPALPSDDPLDFFIINVGGSRYILSQELLASHPETRLGKLALSNRDSALDLCDDADFLENEFFFDRNSQTFQYIMNFYKTGHLHVREELCVISFLQEIEYWGIDELRIDSCCRDKYYRRKEMKETLDVSNEAEIMDNEEEDFTGALCQDLRQRLWDLMEKPESSKAAKTFGTLSMFFLVVSIVNMALISLDFTILGAPIILDVLEYICIIWFTGELVLRFMCVRDKCKFSRSVVNIIDLLAILPFYVTLAVESLHGESTELENVGRVVQVLRLMRSLRMLKLGRHSTGLKSLGMTIAQCYEEVGLLMLFLSVGISIFATVEYAIEHDMPETTFTNVPSAWWWATTSMTTVGYGDIRPDTALGKVMAFICILSGILILALPIAIINDRFSACYFTLKMKEAALRHGEALKRLTRSSASDMSAIGVNLRDAYARSVLEMLRLQGRERASTRSSAGDLWW